From a region of the Marinitoga sp. 1197 genome:
- a CDS encoding STAS domain-containing protein, producing MDFTVDFSEKDNFYLIKVEGEIDAYHSATFKQKTKEKLVSLSHTKYVIDMSLVSYIDSAGLGAVVSLLKESRNLKKELILVGLQPQVRKIFEMTKLDKIVKILDTLEEVK from the coding sequence ATGGATTTTACAGTTGATTTTTCTGAAAAGGATAATTTCTATTTGATTAAGGTTGAAGGAGAAATTGATGCTTATCATTCAGCAACATTTAAGCAAAAAACAAAGGAGAAACTTGTAAGTTTATCTCATACTAAATATGTGATAGATATGTCTTTAGTATCATATATCGACAGTGCAGGTCTTGGAGCGGTTGTGAGTTTATTGAAAGAATCGAGAAATTTGAAAAAAGAATTAATTCTTGTTGGTTTACAGCCACAGGTAAGAAAAATTTTTGAAATGACAAAACTTGATAAAATTGTTAAGATATTAGATACTCTTGAAGAAGTAAAATAA
- the murC gene encoding UDP-N-acetylmuramate--L-alanine ligase has product MKYFFSGIGGIGMSSLALYTKYKGFDVSGSNNVESERTNYLKNKNIDIKIGHTKENILNTDLIIKSTAIKDSNPEIKYAKEWNIPILNRMEYLNYILKNNYSIGITGTDGKTTTTAMISHILKEALYDPTVFLGGIHDSLEDGNFRLGAGPIISEVDESDGYIRNTILDVSIITNLRPDHLEHYNNSFENLIDSLYNHASNARDFVLLNGDDVILNTFYDNFVIKFGTTNNSEYYFTNRIPHGYYQTFDVHYKNKFIGKIKMNLPGVHYAYDAIAAIAYSLEMGVSFEKICKAFETFNSVNRRFNVLFKNSHIFVVDDYAHTPEEVEHTIKAAREYFPDYPIIAIFQPHRYTRLFRHYQQFSQVLKNADKVFIYRIYSAFEEPIEGVNELKMAKLINDSEFINSENEMIDKILNLSEGVFLFLGAGDITNVAKKVSKIFTKKYENVI; this is encoded by the coding sequence ATGAAATACTTTTTTTCCGGAATAGGTGGAATAGGAATGAGCTCATTAGCTCTTTATACGAAATATAAGGGGTTTGATGTAAGTGGATCAAACAATGTAGAGAGTGAAAGAACAAATTATTTAAAAAATAAAAATATTGACATAAAAATAGGGCATACAAAAGAAAATATTTTAAATACTGATTTGATAATAAAAAGTACAGCTATAAAAGATTCCAATCCAGAAATTAAATATGCAAAAGAATGGAATATACCAATTCTTAATAGAATGGAATATTTAAATTATATTTTAAAAAACAACTATAGTATAGGGATTACTGGAACAGATGGAAAAACAACTACAACTGCAATGATATCACACATTTTAAAAGAAGCGCTTTATGATCCTACAGTATTTTTAGGAGGAATTCATGATAGTTTAGAAGATGGAAACTTCAGACTCGGTGCCGGACCTATAATCAGTGAAGTGGATGAAAGCGATGGCTATATTAGAAACACAATTCTGGATGTATCTATAATAACAAATTTAAGACCAGACCATTTAGAACATTATAATAATTCTTTCGAAAATCTTATAGATTCTCTATATAATCATGCATCTAATGCCAGAGATTTTGTGTTGTTAAATGGTGATGATGTTATTTTAAATACATTTTATGATAATTTCGTTATAAAATTTGGTACAACTAATAATTCAGAATACTATTTTACAAATAGAATACCTCATGGATATTATCAAACGTTCGATGTCCATTATAAAAATAAATTTATAGGAAAAATAAAAATGAATTTGCCAGGTGTTCACTATGCTTATGACGCCATAGCAGCCATTGCATATTCACTGGAAATGGGAGTTAGTTTTGAAAAGATATGTAAGGCTTTTGAAACATTCAATTCAGTAAATAGAAGATTTAATGTCCTGTTTAAAAATAGCCATATTTTTGTTGTTGATGATTATGCGCACACTCCAGAAGAAGTTGAACATACTATTAAAGCTGCAAGAGAATATTTCCCAGATTATCCTATAATAGCTATATTTCAACCACATAGATACACTAGACTATTCAGACATTATCAGCAATTCAGCCAGGTTCTAAAAAATGCCGATAAAGTTTTTATATATAGAATATATTCCGCCTTTGAAGAACCAATTGAAGGTGTAAATGAATTAAAAATGGCAAAATTAATAAATGATTCCGAATTTATTAATTCTGAAAACGAAATGATTGATAAAATATTAAATTTAAGTGAAGGAGTATTCTTATTTTTAGGCGCAGGGGATATAACAAATGTGGCTAAAAAGGTAAGCAAAATATTCACGAAAAAATATGAAAATGTTATATGA
- a CDS encoding UDP-N-acetylglucosamine--N-acetylmuramyl-(pentapeptide) pyrophosphoryl-undecaprenol N-acetylglucosamine transferase — protein sequence MKYRIVVSGGGTGGHYYPAYAVIKELEKTIDFDLTYFTIYNRLDDIKVSKDFPYAKKISLKVKGLKRPLYSLENIKILYNTYKNYLSIKKIIKKINPHFVVLTGGYVTVPVGLAAKKLNIPIFILEQNKIMGVANKVLSNYAEKIFLTYNNTIGNKFPEKSIVSGNPLRIPEKIDRENLLSNLNFDYNTPLITVFGGSLGSEFIDNLMKNVYNVYNKIKNVNFIHISKNLKSTWDNVKTFEYLDNLTEYLAISDMVISRGGATSLSEIDFFDLPAIIIPWEGSAENQQTLNAKALKKKNIWIFRENNVSYKDIVNIISKVKTRKTYTINKENPSTIIIKTILNSLGGA from the coding sequence ATGAAGTATAGAATAGTTGTATCTGGTGGAGGTACAGGAGGTCATTACTATCCTGCTTATGCTGTTATAAAAGAATTAGAAAAAACAATTGATTTTGATTTAACCTATTTTACCATATATAACAGATTGGATGATATTAAAGTTTCTAAAGATTTTCCTTATGCAAAAAAAATATCCTTAAAGGTAAAAGGCCTTAAAAGACCATTATATTCATTGGAAAATATAAAGATTCTATATAATACATATAAAAATTATCTATCAATAAAAAAAATTATAAAAAAAATAAATCCTCACTTTGTAGTTCTCACAGGGGGATATGTAACTGTTCCTGTTGGTCTTGCTGCAAAAAAATTAAATATACCTATATTTATTCTTGAACAAAATAAAATAATGGGTGTTGCAAACAAAGTTTTAAGCAATTATGCAGAAAAAATCTTCCTAACATATAACAACACAATAGGCAATAAATTCCCAGAGAAAAGCATAGTTAGCGGAAACCCTTTAAGGATTCCTGAAAAAATAGATCGAGAAAATTTATTAAGCAATCTTAATTTTGATTATAATACCCCATTGATTACAGTATTTGGCGGAAGCTTGGGTTCAGAATTTATTGATAATTTGATGAAGAATGTTTATAATGTTTATAACAAAATAAAAAATGTCAATTTTATTCATATATCTAAAAACTTAAAATCAACATGGGATAATGTAAAAACATTTGAATATCTGGATAATCTTACGGAATATCTTGCAATTAGTGATATGGTTATTAGTCGTGGTGGTGCAACCAGTTTATCAGAGATTGACTTTTTTGATTTACCTGCTATAATTATACCGTGGGAAGGTTCTGCAGAAAATCAACAAACTTTAAACGCAAAAGCTCTTAAGAAAAAAAATATTTGGATATTTAGAGAAAACAATGTTAGTTATAAAGATATAGTAAATATAATATCTAAAGTTAAGACAAGAAAAACTTATACTATAAATAAAGAAAATCCGTCTACAATTATTATAAAAACAATTTTAAACTCATTGGGAGGCGCCTGA